The following are encoded together in the Robertmurraya sp. FSL R5-0851 genome:
- a CDS encoding ABC transporter permease subunit, whose amino-acid sequence MEIARKADPVINSTTTVKKGLKLKKILTNYQLYLFLLPALIYFIVFHYVPMYGVLIAFKDFVATKGIMGSPWVGFKHFERFFDSYQFWSLIKNTLGLSVTQLVVGFPLPIFLALMLNQMRSEKSKRFVQTVVYAPHFISVVVLAGMIYVFFSNNGLINNMILMFGGDPISFMAKPEWFKPLYIASGVWQETGWAAIIYLAALAGVSPELHEAAVMDGANKWQRIFHVDIPAIMPTAVILLILSVGSIMNIGFEKAYLLQTPMNQPSAEIIPTYVYKMGLQQAQYSFAAAVGLFNAVINLILLVAVNKFAKRLSGTGLW is encoded by the coding sequence ATGGAAATAGCTAGAAAGGCAGATCCAGTAATCAACTCAACTACCACAGTGAAAAAAGGATTGAAGCTCAAAAAAATCTTAACAAATTATCAGCTTTATTTATTTCTTTTACCCGCATTAATCTATTTTATAGTTTTCCATTATGTACCTATGTATGGAGTGTTGATTGCATTTAAAGATTTTGTGGCTACAAAAGGGATTATGGGAAGTCCATGGGTTGGATTTAAACATTTTGAGAGGTTTTTTGATTCCTACCAATTTTGGTCTTTGATAAAAAATACTCTTGGACTGAGTGTTACACAACTAGTCGTTGGATTTCCTCTTCCGATTTTCCTCGCTCTTATGTTAAACCAAATGAGAAGTGAGAAATCGAAACGGTTTGTCCAAACAGTCGTTTATGCACCGCATTTTATTTCCGTTGTTGTTTTAGCCGGTATGATATATGTGTTCTTTTCCAATAACGGATTGATCAATAATATGATCCTAATGTTCGGTGGAGATCCTATCTCCTTTATGGCAAAACCTGAATGGTTTAAACCATTATATATTGCATCTGGAGTATGGCAGGAGACAGGCTGGGCTGCCATCATCTATCTAGCAGCTCTTGCAGGAGTAAGTCCTGAGTTACATGAAGCAGCGGTTATGGACGGTGCAAATAAGTGGCAGCGAATCTTCCATGTGGATATACCAGCTATCATGCCTACTGCAGTTATTTTATTAATCTTGTCAGTGGGAAGCATTATGAACATTGGTTTTGAAAAGGCTTACTTATTGCAGACACCGATGAATCAGCCGTCGGCAGAAATCATTCCTACTTATGTATACAAAATGGGTTTACAGCAAGCTCAATATAGCTTTGCTGCTGCGGTTGGCTTATTTAATGCAGTGATTAATTTGATTTTACTAGTAGCTGTAAACAAGTTCGCAAAGAGATTATCAGGTACAGGATTATGGTAG